ACAGCCATATTGATCATCTGTTGGCCCTGCTTACAGTTACCAGGAATGCGGGCTTAAAAAAAGTATATCTCCATGCATTCCTGGATGGTCGTGATGTTCCACCCCGCAGTGCCGAGCAGTATATTATGCAGGCAGAAGAAAAGATGGAAGAATTGGGGGTCGGAACCATTGCCACAGTCAGCGGTCGGTATTATGCCATGGACAGGGATAATCGATGGGAACGGGTCCGTCTGGCCTACGATGTTCTGACCCGTGGGATGGGTGAAACATCACACATTGCAACGGATGCAGTAAAAGCAGCTTACGGACGTGGTGAAAATGATGAATTTGTCAAACCCACAGTAATTCTTGACCATGGTAATCCCACCGCAACAATAAATGACGGTGATGCTGTATTCTTTTTCAATTTCAGGTCTGATAGGGCGCGGGAACTGACAAGGGCCCTTACCAGGCAGGATTTTACAGGATTTGAGCGTAAGAAATTACCTGACATCCATTTTGTTTGCATGACACAGTATGATGCTACATTTGACCTGCCCGTGTCATACCCCCCCGAGCATCTGAGTAATACTCTGAGTGAATATCTTAGCAAAATGGGAAAAACTCAGCTTCATATCGCAGAGACCGAGAAATATGCTCATGTAACGTTTTTCTTCAACGGTTTTATTGAGAAACCTTACAAAGGAGAATACAGGAGTCTGATCCCCTCACCAAAAGTGGCCACCTATGACCTCAAGCCAGAGATGAGTGCACATAAATTAACTGAAGTGCTACTGGAAAAGATCAAATCAAATGATTATGA
The Methanosarcinales archaeon genome window above contains:
- a CDS encoding 2,3-bisphosphoglycerate-independent phosphoglycerate mutase, whose amino-acid sequence is MRIPKPLCLIILDGWGINPKRECNAVTMAKTPVMDSLLSKYPHTTLDAAGEAVGLPKGQMGNSEVGHLNLGAGRTVYQDITKINKSISDGDFFHNPALMGAIGYVRTKGSSLHLMGLLSNGGVHSHIDHLLALLTVTRNAGLKKVYLHAFLDGRDVPPRSAEQYIMQAEEKMEELGVGTIATVSGRYYAMDRDNRWERVRLAYDVLTRGMGETSHIATDAVKAAYGRGENDEFVKPTVILDHGNPTATINDGDAVFFFNFRSDRARELTRALTRQDFTGFERKKLPDIHFVCMTQYDATFDLPVSYPPEHLSNTLSEYLSKMGKTQLHIAETEKYAHVTFFFNGFIEKPYKGEYRSLIPSPKVATYDLKPEMSAHKLTEVLLEKIKSNDYDVIIVNYANLDMVGHTGIFEAAVKAVETVDECLGKVVEAIISNGGAAIITADHGNCEQMSYYENNSPHTAHTTNHVPLILVSEMDNVTVKEGIFADVAPSLLELLHLEVPVEMTGQSLIVRKI